The proteins below come from a single Candidatus Dormiibacterota bacterium genomic window:
- the rplA gene encoding 50S ribosomal protein L1 gives MRQHGKRMRALLTDFDRERQFAPSEAVALVKKHANAKFNETVEAHIRLGIDPKKSDQTVRGTVLLPHGTGQTVRVIAFAKGDKAKEAREAGADEIGDQDLIDKVKGGFDAFDVAVATPDMMAQVGKELGRTLATKMPNPKAGTVSPNIGAAIRDIKAGKVEFRVDKAGIIHTIVGKASFEEEQLLDNVGTLLDAILRAKPPSAKGTYLRSVTLASTMGPGVKVDPNRIKATA, from the coding sequence ACTTCGATCGCGAACGGCAGTTTGCGCCGAGCGAAGCGGTCGCTCTCGTGAAGAAGCACGCGAATGCGAAGTTCAACGAGACCGTCGAAGCGCACATCCGCCTCGGTATCGATCCGAAAAAAAGCGATCAGACGGTTCGCGGCACGGTGCTCTTGCCGCATGGTACGGGGCAGACCGTACGCGTCATCGCGTTCGCGAAGGGTGACAAAGCCAAGGAAGCGCGCGAGGCCGGTGCCGACGAAATCGGCGATCAGGACCTGATCGACAAAGTGAAGGGCGGGTTTGACGCATTCGACGTCGCGGTGGCAACGCCGGATATGATGGCGCAGGTCGGCAAAGAGCTCGGCCGCACGCTCGCGACGAAGATGCCCAACCCCAAGGCGGGAACCGTGTCGCCGAATATCGGTGCTGCGATTCGTGACATCAAGGCCGGCAAAGTCGAGTTCCGCGTCGACAAAGCCGGCATCATTCACACCATCGTCGGCAAGGCGAGCTTCGAGGAGGAGCAGCTGCTGGACAACGTCGGCACGTTGCTCGACGCAATCTTGCGCGCCAAGCCTCCTTCGGCAAAAGGAACGTACCTGCGCAGCGTCACCCTGGCCTCGACGATGGGCCCGGGCGTCAAAGTGGATCCGAATCGCATCAAAGCAACCGCGTAA